GATGCCTCTGACAATCATCAGGTGCCTCTGATCCTGGGCATATGGGGAGGCAAGGGCCAAGGGAAGTCTTTCCAATGTGAGCTTGTCTTCGCCAAGATGGGCATCAAGTAAGCTACATGCTAGCCAACTAATTCTGTCATGTATATTAGTATAAGTACTTGACTATATACAGTATAgtgaataaatatatatatactgtCCCACACAGCCCCATCGTGATGAGCGCCGGCGAGCTGGAGAGCGGCAACGCCGGCGAGCCGGCGAAGCTGATCCGTCAGCGCTACCGTGAGGCGGCGGACATGATAAAGAAGGGCAAGATGTGCGTGCTGTTCATCAACGACCTGGACGCCGGCGCGGGCCGGATGGGCGGCACGACGCAGTACACGGTGAACAACCAGATGGTGAACGCGACGCTGATGAACATCGCCGACAACCCCACAAACGTGCAGCTCCCGGGGATGTACAAGAAGGAGGACAACCCCCGGGTGCCCATCATCGTCACCGGCAACGACTTCTCCACGCTGTACGCGCCGCTCATCCGCGACGGCCGCATGGAGAAGTTCTACTGGGCGCCCACCCGCGAGGACCGCGTCGGCGTCTGCAAGGGCATCTTCCGCACCGACGGCGTCCCCGACGAGCACGTCGTCCAGCTCGTCGACGCCTTCCCGGGCCAGTCCATCGACTTCTTCGGCGCCCTCCGCGCCAGGGTATACGACGACGAGGTGCGACGGTGGGTGGCCGAGACAGGCGTCGAGAACATCGCCCGGAGGCTCGTCAACTCCAAGGAGGGCCCGCCGACGTTCGAGCAGCCGAGGATGACGCTGGATAAGCTCATGGAGTACGGCCGCATGCTGGTGGAGGAGCAGGAGAACGTCAAGCGCGTGCAGCTGGCCGACAAGTACCTCACCGAGGCGGCCCTCGGCGACGCCAACGACGACGCCATCACCAGGGGCGACTTGTACGGCAAGGCGGCGCAGCAGGTCCGCGTGCCCGTGCCGGAGGGGTGCACTGACCCCAAGGCCGGCAACTTTGACCCTGCCGCCAGAAGCGACGACGGCAGCTGCGTCTACAACTGATCCAATCCAACTGATGCAAGATGGATCTCGTCGTCGATCCATTTCCAATAGCAGCTACCTAGCCAACATTTTCGTTTCCTACTTGCAATTGCAACAAGAGTGTCAAAACCTGCTTGAAACTACTTATTAGGTATGCTAGCTGATTATTTACACGATAATCTCTCTCATGTAACTAATTATTACTCAATGCTGCAAAGGAAATTAGTATTGAGTACTCCTATAGAAAACAACAAATTATTAGCACGGCTTTTAATCTAGATTCTCAGTGTGCTAATCAAGAAGCCATGCCTAATACAGGTTGCATTTGCTGACTGCAAATTGTTGACACAAGTGATGTACTACTTGTTATgtccatcaacccgtgctccCACACGGGCTAACATTGACACACTTAAGAAATAGAACCCTATTTATTTAATATATATTAACTAATAAAAATTACCTCATTCATTTAACTTTTTATTTGAATATAGATTTACACGAACGTGAAGAATTGTCATTAGCATGACTGAGAGAGATCGTTGTGTGCCGCAGGTAACAATGTAACATTGACCTGATAATAATATAACATTAATTTGATTCTATGGTTgtgtgttttctttttcttcctttctTTTATGTTCCAGTATGGCTGACTTTGTCTAATATATGGGAGTGTTGGATGTCTCCCTTTACAAATTAAACAGTGTGGATATATAATAAATATAAATAAGTCCTCTAACCCGGATAGAGTCTTAGGAGATGTAAGCATTAGTCATTGTTTAATATCTCAAAATAATAAAAACCACTTATATTAAATTACACATTTTACACTTTATTCATTTTCTACACAATAGACACAATAGATACTTTGTACTCTCTATCTAGTTGTGATAACTATAAGTTTAGTCACCATATCTATAATTTGTTCCTTTTCATAGCATCTCTATTTTTTTAATACGCATTTGTTTGAAACATTAGATTAAACTATGGTGGATGTTGTTGCAGCTCATATCTTATGACACTATGAATCTAAGTGTTCATTTTTAATTATATTCTTATTAATTGCTACTTATTTTATATTCTCAAGATAAATCAAAACTCTTGTGCTTATTGTATATTTTATTAACTCTCGTTTGTAGTTTTTGAAATAAGGCCATAAACTACACTATAAAGGATTACGATGGCATGAAAAACATTTAAAACCGCGCTACGTCAATTAAGGTCAATGGTAGAGCTTGATCTGAGATCATGGATGACGTAGAGGTGCTAACCTGGAGAGGACATTAATATCCAAGTCTTATAATGACTGTTTACTTTAAACGAATCCCAAATACCAGTAAGATATAACTATATGTGGTATGCTCTAGCATCCCCACTTCTCAAAGTGTTTGAATTATTTCAAGAAACTATATGTGCAATAATGCTTATATAATCAATATAGACATATCGAACTTTTAGTTAGAATGTATAAATATCTAAGGCAAAAACTTTTATTAATTATATGTAATGGTCCTTAATATGGTTTTAAATAACTTGTTAGTATCATTAGTATATGAGTCATCAATAAAATATTTTCCTCATTACTGAAACATAGTATATATATTATGCGTGCATGTGAACTTGATGTGTACATATATTTACTTCAATCAAATtttaatatattaatattaatacAATTGCGTAATGTAGAAACATTTTTTAAGTTAAAACTCTAGTGCTTATTGTATCTTTTCTTCAAATTCTAGGCTTTTTattctattaaaaaattctagatCCTATGCTACCCATTAATTTTGACAACAACATAAATAGTCATTTCATTATATCCAAACATTACGTGtagtattattattttatatgATATAGATGAtttaaaattaaattagaaatatTAGTATATTAGTCAAAATGTATTTAAACTTATTGGAAATAATGACTTAAAATTTTATTATTGTGGAGTATCAATATAATTTTAAATGAATATCAATGTCATCGCTGTGTTGTGTTGTTAAGGGACATTTCACAAAACTAAATATATATTTATCCTCATGCATACATATTTGTCTAGTCTACCTGAGGGAACACATCATTATGCTTACTTTTAACTTAACATATAAATATAGTACTTTATAAATATTGGACGACAtttcataatatatttatttattaattacaTGAGGATTTcagatatatttttatttaattttttataaTGGCTTGAGGTTGATATTTACTTTATGTTACCTTTTATAATGGCATATATGataatttgaatgcaaacttagtAGTTATTTTTTATTATCTTTTCTAATGGTAGACGCAAGTAACATATAAATATATTAgaatattttaaattatctttcgtaATGGCTGAGATCGATAGTTTAGGTATAAATTTGGAGCGTTACTTTAAATTGTCATTCATAATTGTAGACGTGGTTTATTTGGATGCAAATTTAAGGATTATGTTGAATTATTTTCAATGAATAAACAATAGAAGTACAAGAAAAATGCCAAACACATAGTTAATTGTTTCGGCGCGGTTGGCAAAATGGTTTTTTAGACCGTCAGTTGTCACACCTCTTTTACCGGCAGTCCACAAAAGTGTATCTATTTTGTTCAGGTCGATAGATTATATCCTACGTTTTATTAATAGACTAATTTATTTCTATTTGATTTTTTATTAAAAGATTAACTAACCACGAACGTCATGGGATGATATATTAATACATTACCCAATCGTTAATGTGATCGTGAGAGCCtgatattttattaaaatatattaACCAACCTTTAACGTGATCGGTTGTATATATTAGATATTTTATCATTAACCAATGGCCCATTAAATATTTCTTTCTGTGCGGACAATTTTTTTTGGCAATGATATTTTAGGCTAACCGTTAACCTTGAGGACTAATATTTTATTAATATATTAACCATGCTATAAGGTTATCGGTAGTACCTAATTAATATGTTGGATATTTTATCAACCAACGACCGTTCAATATTTTATCCCGTGTGACCAGAGGTTTTTTCGGCAATAATATTTTATTTAGGCTATTTTTTATTTGTAACCATGGAGGTGAGTAAAAATAAAATAGatctaaaaaataaaatagaTCTAATGGTTATAGATAGTTAGAGCCAGTTAGAGACTTCCGATTAATGGCCAGATGTTTCTAATTAATATAAGAATTTCTAGCATTTATCTTTTTTCCTAGCACGTCTAGTGAGAATTAACGTGGAACCTCCATTAGGGACTCTAATTAGTAATAGAGTAAGATAATAAAAACACAAATCCCGTTTTATAGTCAGGCGGTTAGGTGTCCTACATGGATTTTTAGCAGAAAAACACTACTGAAAAACAACTTGGGCTAGAAGCCTGATTTGGAGGAGACgaaaaaacaaacaaataaaacacCATATATTAGAGGGTTCTTAGAGATTTCTAAAGCTGGCTTCTCAATCGAATGTAGGGATGCAGGTTTTTCTGGGGCAACCCACTGACCCAAAACCCAATTAACAAAAAGATAGGGCCAACCAAAAACTAATTCGGTGTTATATGGGTCCAACACCATGAGTTAGTGGGTTGCCCAAGAGAAACTCGATCCTTCGTCTTCACCATGTCGTCCGCGTCGTTATCATCCGACGAGTGCGAGTCACCGGAGTCATGACCCCGCTCACCATCCTCCCATCGGTGTCCACATCTGAGGCCAAGCCAAAGCTAGTAGCTGCCGTGACGCAGGAGGACCTGGAGGTGGCGCTGCAACGAGTGGTCCGGAGCGCCGGAGCGCGGAGGAACTGGCTACCATGACATCCTCCATGTTGATGTTGCTGCAGCTGATGGCTACCACGCTTGTTTTTTGTAAAATTTGTTTTGAGGCATGTGGCCTCTCCATGCTTGTTTTTTGCAAATTTGTTTTGATGCATGTGGCCTCTCCAAAGAGGTGCAGAAGTCTTATTGTGTTGTCAACATCCTTTTTTTTTGTCGGTCTAATGAATATTGCCGCATCATCACCGTACATGGAGAACCCGGAATCTCAGCGTTCTCCTCCAATTTTGCTGAGCAGGCCCAATTCGGTTGCACAAGAGAAGAGCTTTTGTAGAGGATCGATTGCTAAAATGAAAAACAGTGGCGATAAGGGTCACCTTGCCTCAATCCTCATCCATGCATGTTGGATCGGCCAAAGTGGGATCACGTTGAGTAGGAGTTTGGAGGATGATGAAGTAAGTATTGCTAAAATCTATTCTTTCCAACATGGTGGGAAGCCTCTGTATTGGAGTAGGCCAATAAGATAGTCCCAACGTAGTACCGAATCAAAAGCTTTTTTTGAGATGTCCAACTTCATAAGCAAGCAAGGCTGGCGTTTTTCCTCTGCAGAAATTTCTTGGCGATGTTTCTTACGGAGAGGAAGTTGTCATGTATGCTTTGGCCCTTGATGAAGGCACTCTGGCAAGGGGAGATAAGTGTGTTTCATGAATGGCGTGAGACGTAGCGCAAAGTATTTTCGTTACGATTTTGGCGATTGCATGGATCAGATTAATTGACCCGAAGTCTTGGATACTTTCCGCACCATCCTTCTTTGAGATGAGGACAATATTTGCCGAGTTTATTACAAGGTTGAGGTCAGCACAGCGGATGTTGTAGAAGCTATTGACTGTAGCTATCGACGTATATCAGAGAAGGAATACGTACATGTCGAAACAATTTCTGTGGAGCTAGCATACAATATTTGGTTGTGCCTCATCCAGGTCCAGCAAAGAATTGAAGGTTGTGGTTCATCATGAAATGGTGTGGTGATGCAGAGTCATAGAAACCAAGCCAAGAGAGTAGATGTCTGCTCTGCGCTTGCAATGATTAGTCTTGGCGCGCGGCAGTATTGCAAGCGAAGCACAGCATCCTATTGGCCGGCCGGGATGTGGCCACGTGTGCAGAACCTCATCCTCAGCGTGTGGCCTGAGGAAGATGTGGTGATCCACAAGACGATCGAGCAGCTTGCGGCTCTCACACTCCCCCTTTCCCTGCTGAACTGCCGGCCATAGGCAGCCACCACAACGGCGGCCAggccaccagtccaccaccaccATACGTGCTCGCTCTTTATTTAATGCCGTGCGTGGCTCGACCTCAGTAGTACtttgagcagcggcggcggcgggcatcAGGTGGGTGTGCTTTCCCGTGTGTGTTCCTACTTCCTTGCTAGCAAGGTCCAAAAACCAGAAATGGCGGCCGCCTTCTCCTCCACCGTCGGAGCTCCGGTGGGTGTCCTGTAGCTTGCTTTGTCGTTTCCATACATCTAGCTAGTTCaacatcttcttcttcatgtCATGATCATCTCCTGCCTGGCTGCCTCTCTGCCTTgacgtatatatatatactgcacGCATATATTTATATGCAGGCCTCCACCCCGAGCAGGAGCAGCTTCCTCGGGAAGAAACTCAACAAGCAGCAGGTGTCTGCGGCGGCCGTGAACTACCATGGCAAGAGCTCCAGCAGCGCCGCCAACAGGTTCAAGGTGATGGCGGCCAAGGAGGTGGACGAGACGAAGCAGACGGACGGGGACAGATGGAAGGGGCTGGCCTTCGACATCTCGGACGACCAGCAGGACATCACCAGGGGCAAGGGCATGATCGACTCCCTCTTCCAGGCGCCTATGGGGGACGGCACCCACGTCGCCGTGCTCAGCTCCTACGACTACATCAGCCAGGGCCAAAAGACTTACAGCTTCGACAACACCATGGATGGCTTCTACATAGCCAGGGGCTTCATGGACAAGCTCATCGTCCACCTCTCCAAGAACTTCATGAAGCTGCCGAACATCAAGGTACGATCCGGACGGCCCTTATATAAGTATAGATTAGTACACGTACTAtattttcatttcatttcataGATGATACAGTAATTTAATTTCTCACATGATATATAGATGATTTAATTAGTTATTAAAGTACTAAataaataattatatatataacccACTACTGTATATATATATCCCTAATATATATCCATCTGCAGGTTCCCCTGATCCTGGGTATCTGGGGAGGCAAAGGTCAGGGGAAATCCTTCCAGTGCGAGCTTGTCTTCGCCAAGATGGGCATCATGTACGTGCTGTGCTGTGCTGATTCGTTCGTCTTTCGTTTCGATTCGATAATACATACTCCTACATACCTATCAATATATTTATCTGGATGCATATGCAGCCCCATCATGATGAGCGCCGGAGAGCTGGAGAGCGGCAACGCTGGAGAGCCCGCCAAGCTCATCAGGCAGCGGTACCGTGAGGCCGCCGACCTCATCTCCAAGGGCAAGATGTCCTGcctcttcatcaacgatctcgaCGCCGGCGCGGGTCGCATGGGCGGCACCACCCAGTACACGGTGAACAACCAGATGGTGAACGCCACCCTGATGAACATCGCCGACAaccccaccaacgtgcagctcccGGGAATGTACAACAAGGTGGACAACGCCCGGGTGCCCATCATCGTCACCGGCAACGACTTCTCCACGCTGTACGCGCCGCTCATCCGCGACGGTCGTATGGAGAAGTTCTACTGGGCTCCCACCCGCGAGGACCGCATCGGCGTGTGCAAGGGCATCTTCCGCACCGACGGCATCGACGAGGAGCACGTCGTCCATCTGGTCGACACCTTCCCGGGCCAGTCCATCGACTTCTTCGGCGCCCTGCGTGCCCGGGTGTACGACGACGAGGTGCGCCGGTGGGTGGCCGAGACCGGCGTCGAGAACATCGCCAAGATGCTCGTCAACTCCAAGGAGGGGCCGCCCACGTTAGAGCAGCCCAAGATGACGATCGAGAAGCTCTTGGAGTACGGCCACATGCTGGTGGCGGAGCAGGAGAATGTCAAGCGTGTGCAGCTTGCTGACAAGTACCTCAACGAGGCTGCTCTTGGTGCAGCCAACGAGGACGCCATGAAGACTGGCAACTTCTTCAAGTAGAACAACAATAGCACCTCTTgctattgcttttttttttgATATAAGTCGACGGGGGTGggtgggggggaggggggggggggggggatgatcCCCCACCTGTTTGATTATATTGAGTGGCTCTCAAACAAGTAGCCATATGTTTGAGGTTACAAATAGTTCATCGAAAGTTCATAGATAAAATTTACATTGCGTTTGCCAAGATGGAACACCAGGCAATCGCAACTTCTTTGTCCTCGTCGGGTAAGCGAGGTCCCCATAGATAGGCCTCTTGCTATTGCTAGGCAGCCGGCATAGAAGGAGGAGAATTGGATTCTTTTTTGTTACTCCATAGTTTCTGATCATCTACATGCATGCTGCTGGTATATAAATATTTCAGTTTCTGCTTAGTTCACTTACATTCTTCTTCACTGCACAATGCAACGCAATATATATGCACGGTAATTGTAAAAGGGCTGCTATGCTGAATGAGGAAAACATACAGATGATCATCTCATGGACCATATTTCAGGTAAAGCAGCGAATTGCAACATGTTTAAGTTGGGTTGCACTTGCACCAACCTGAAGGCGTCACCTGTTAGATTTACAGGATCATTAAGCTCTACCACTAGGACAAAAGAATATGAATGGAACCAGTGCTGTTGTTCATACCTTCGTTGGATGAGTTAGTCATTAGTTCAAGTGACGACCCATGCCTGCTTGGCGCAGGCAAGAACGCAGTAGAGGCTAGCTGTGGGAAATCCTTCCCAGTGTTGCAGTAGCTGCCTGATCAGTGGCTGCTATGGCTAGTTGCTTTCACTTGCCTAAGATGGCCTGGGGTGCCTCTCAATTTATTCTTGCTACAGCACACTGGGTGGGGGCCGGGGCTTCCTTTCAGTCAAAGGTTGAGGCTGATTCAGGTTTGTCCTTGCCCTAGGATAACTTTTGAATTGTACAGTTGGACTTTGTTTTCACACACTGACTCAGCACACAACAAATTAGGAGTTTTTACATTTGCTACTTATAATCAATCCAACATTCTCCTCCTGATCATAAGCCttacactacgtgaaaaacggtttatagcaacgggataaattttttgtaggggcggttggtgatggagccgcccttaTAATAACGTGCTCAGGAGCCACCAGAtcagccgccccctacaaataGCACAGTAGGGGCGACTGATAATATGAGCCGCCCTTATAAATAggatcaatttgtaggggcggctcactcaacAGCCGCCCCTAATATTATGATTTGTAGAGACTGCTCAATCACCGGCCACCCCCAACAAATCAGTTGTAATATCTCCCGCCTCTCCCCCGACTCAtcggaaaaaaaaaactctcctGTCCGCTCCCTCTCTCTCGGTCTCTCACGAGGCGCGCCGGCCGAGCCTCCCACGACCCCCGCCCCCACCAGTCCCGCTCCTGCCGCCTCCGCCCCCGTCgtcccttcttctccctctctcccgaCGTGGCGGCGTGCTGGTCCCCTCGTCCGTCTCTGCTTTCACCTTCCCCTCTCTCTCGCGATGGCGCGGCGCACCGGCCGGCGAACGGCGCGGGCGGGACGGCGGCGCACGGGGCGGATCGGCTTGGCGGCCAGATCTGGAGGTACCTCACCCTTCTTGCCTTTTCTGCTCTCGGCTGCATCGATATACTCCCCCTCCCGGCTCCCGCACGCAGCCCCGGAGGTCCCCAATCTCGCGTCGCGATGGATTCGTAGCCTCGCGTCGCGAGGTACTGTTGTTCTTGTAGGGATAGGTAGATAGATTCCGGCTGCTCGCCATTGGGGCTGCCTCCGCCCGGTGCCGTCCGTCTCTTCGGCGAGCTGCGGACGGGGCGCACCTCGTCCTCCTCAGGATGGGGGGCTGGAACCTCGTCCTCCTCACTTGCCATAACAGGTCTCATATTGTTATATTTTGGGAGTTATAGCAGCTCTGTGTTATGGATTTTATAGGCAAGAACAAGCTCTGTGTTCTCTGCTGAAGTTTTCACGTTTTTGTGTCAGCACACCATTATTCTTTATCTTTCTACTGCATTCCTTGACAGCTATTGTGATTTGATTTCTTGGAAGCTTTGGTGTGCCCCCAACTAATTTTTTTTACCTTATTTTCAATTGCAGTATTCGTATGAATTGCTTCTCCAGTATCTCCAGAAAACACAAGCTCTTGTGGTGCTTGGAGTAATCAATGAGCACATAACTTTTGAAGGTACAATTCCATGATCTGTTGAAATGTACTCCTATTTGTAATTTTGTATTATACTTCTGCATTTTCACTTCTGACAATCTTCTCTACCACTTCTATGTACGCTACATTAGCAGTATCTCCTGGGCAGCCCTCATTAATCTCTGATGATGCTGACGTTGTTGCTCTGATTGGGACAAGTAAGGACTTGCAAAACAGATAAATCAGAAGGAAGTACATTGGGGGTATGTTATGCATCTGTTGGTCTGTTTTCCACTTAAGTTGTGTTAAATAGCCAACATTGCAGATTAAATACTTTGTATTTGATGTATTGCCAGCCAAGTTAATATATTCTGTTCAATATGCTCTCGTGCACTTCAACTAAAATCATGTTTTGCAGTTGCTTGAAGATTCTGTTGAAGAGCGAATGGAGAAGGCACTAGCAGAATCTGATAAAATAGAAGCTGAAAGCAAGGATGCTGATGCAGAAGATAACAAGGCAAGGAACTCTTTTATTAAATACTTATGACCTCATTGTTAATACTGTGGTTTGAGTATCATCATGTGGAACACAGATTAAACTGCTCGTCAATATCACACGACGGATCGCTGGTTGTTGGTGGGTTTTCTGATTCGTCAGTGAAGGTCAGTCCATTCAGGTCAAATGCCGTATCTTCTTTTTCATGCTATTTGTATTTTTAGTTGGTAAAATGTCTTTGGTTTCCAACAGGTCTGGGATATGTCAAAGATTGGTCAACCAGCAAAAATGTGTAAGTTAGACACTTTCTTATTCCTTACCAATTCTCACTCTGTATCTTCATATTCTTAATGTTTGCTATGCTGAACTGCATGCATAATTTTGCATCTAGTTTAGGCCAAGGTCATGTTTGACATAATGTTTTGAAAATTTAATCATCTTATGTTAAAAACACAAAGTGCAATATATCATCTTAAAGTCAAAGTTGATTGTGTTTTTTCAATTCTCGACTacaccctccgttccaaattaatgCCAATGGAATTATTTGCTATTATTCGTCCCATTCATTGTGTCTGTATTTTTTTCTCAAGCAATCTGACCTCAAAGTTTTGTGATCTCCTAGAAGACACATGTTAACTTTCTTCATACTAATTATATTATTAAATACATGACACGATGAGTCCAGTTGTGTAGGAGATATAGACTTGCCTTTAGAAGCAATGCTGCCATTTTAGgatcaaactcttttggcaagaaTTATGAACGCTCCCTTTATTTAGCATGCCATGTGTGTAGTGTAATTGTCTAATGTTTCCTGCACACCTTTGATTGGTTCATATCCTATCTCGAGTGTCAGATAACATGGAACCTGTTTTTCATATTGacttcaaaataatattaatattatcATGATAATATTAGTGTTTCTTTCCTTTGCCTTAGTTTTCATACATCATCTGTCTGTATGTATAGCACAAAGTGAAGCCATTAAGATTTTTACATCCAGATTGTCAGTTGTTTGACCTTGAAAGTTGAAACAGTTTTGTTACCTTGCCATATTGTTTGTGATGTCATTTCtcagaagaaagccaatctttaCAGTTTACAACATGAACCAGCAAAATGCACCTGCTTGTCCATCTCAGTGCTTATGTTATGCTGAAAGGTTGTTGCTAAGTCATTTGT
This sequence is a window from Miscanthus floridulus cultivar M001 chromosome 10, ASM1932011v1, whole genome shotgun sequence. Protein-coding genes within it:
- the LOC136487276 gene encoding ribulose bisphosphate carboxylase/oxygenase activase, chloroplastic-like codes for the protein MAAAFSSTSVAAPVSTSTASSFLVGGSNKKLTISIRKKKQQQVVNKYQPQGGRGLIVRAMAVNKEVDETKQTEQDRWRSLAYDTSDDQQDITRGKGRVDPLFQAPMGDGTHVAVLSSYDYISQGLRQYSFDNTMDGYYIAPAFMDKLVVHIAKNFMTLPNIKVPLILGIWGGKGQGKSFQCELVFAKMGINPIVMSAGELESGNAGEPAKLIRQRYREAADMIKKGKMCVLFINDLDAGAGRMGGTTQYTVNNQMVNATLMNIADNPTNVQLPGMYKKEDNPRVPIIVTGNDFSTLYAPLIRDGRMEKFYWAPTREDRVGVCKGIFRTDGVPDEHVVQLVDAFPGQSIDFFGALRARVYDDEVRRWVAETGVENIARRLVNSKEGPPTFEQPRMTLDKLMEYGRMLVEEQENVKRVQLADKYLTEAALGDANDDAITRGDLYGKAAQQVRVPVPEGCTDPKAGNFDPAARSDDGSCVYN
- the LOC136487277 gene encoding ribulose bisphosphate carboxylase/oxygenase activase, chloroplastic-like is translated as MAAAFSSTVGAPASTPSRSSFLGKKLNKQQVSAAAVNYHGKSSSSAANRFKVMAAKEVDETKQTDGDRWKGLAFDISDDQQDITRGKGMIDSLFQAPMGDGTHVAVLSSYDYISQGQKTYSFDNTMDGFYIARGFMDKLIVHLSKNFMKLPNIKVPLILGIWGGKGQGKSFQCELVFAKMGIIPIMMSAGELESGNAGEPAKLIRQRYREAADLISKGKMSCLFINDLDAGAGRMGGTTQYTVNNQMVNATLMNIADNPTNVQLPGMYNKVDNARVPIIVTGNDFSTLYAPLIRDGRMEKFYWAPTREDRIGVCKGIFRTDGIDEEHVVHLVDTFPGQSIDFFGALRARVYDDEVRRWVAETGVENIAKMLVNSKEGPPTLEQPKMTIEKLLEYGHMLVAEQENVKRVQLADKYLNEAALGAANEDAMKTGNFFK